Proteins encoded in a region of the Clostridium butyricum genome:
- a CDS encoding PTS transporter subunit IIBC — translation MGNSKGKLFSFEFWQKFGKALMVVVAVMPAAGLMICIGKLIGMCGDLSLLKTVANVVEQLGWGIIGNLHVLFAVAIGGSWAKERAGGAFAALIAFILINLTTGSIFGVTSKMLSDPNATVTSLFGQKLIVENYFISILGNPALNMGVFVGIISGFLGASLYNKYYNFNKLPNALSFFNGKRFVPFVVIAGSVVTAIILAIVWPFAQSGLNAFGMWLAKSKDTAPIISPFIYGCLERLLLPFGLHHMLTIPVNYTELGGTYTIMTGANAGSIISGQDPLWYAWVSDLINLKGTGNTAAYNNLLATVTPARFKFGQVILSSASLIGAALAMYRNVDEDKKKKYKSMFLSAGLAVFLTGVTEPLEFMFMFVSPILYGIYAVIAGIGFAVADLINVRIQAFGFVEFLTRIPMFAKAGIIMDVVNFVICAVIFFGLNYFVFNFLIKKLNLATPGRRGNYIEEEEETGKEAAVTKVSGNDLAVKIISLLGEKDNIVDVDACMTRLRVTVKDKALVAGEKEWKQNGAMGLVVKDKGIQAIYGPKADVLKSDIQDILGV, via the coding sequence ATGGGGAACAGTAAAGGTAAATTATTTTCATTTGAATTCTGGCAAAAGTTCGGGAAGGCTTTAATGGTTGTTGTTGCAGTAATGCCAGCAGCAGGTCTTATGATTTGTATTGGAAAATTAATTGGAATGTGTGGAGATTTATCTCTTTTAAAAACAGTTGCAAACGTTGTAGAACAATTAGGTTGGGGTATTATTGGTAATCTTCATGTTTTATTTGCAGTAGCAATCGGTGGTTCTTGGGCTAAAGAACGTGCTGGTGGAGCATTTGCAGCACTTATAGCATTTATTCTTATAAATCTTACTACAGGATCTATATTTGGAGTAACATCAAAGATGCTTTCAGATCCAAATGCTACTGTTACATCTTTATTTGGACAAAAGTTAATTGTTGAGAATTACTTTATATCTATTCTTGGAAATCCAGCATTAAATATGGGTGTGTTTGTTGGTATTATTTCAGGTTTCTTAGGAGCTTCGTTATATAACAAGTATTATAACTTTAATAAGCTTCCTAATGCATTATCATTCTTTAATGGAAAACGTTTTGTTCCATTTGTTGTTATTGCAGGTTCAGTTGTTACAGCTATAATTCTTGCAATAGTTTGGCCTTTTGCTCAATCAGGGTTAAATGCTTTCGGTATGTGGCTTGCAAAGTCTAAAGATACAGCGCCAATTATATCGCCATTTATTTATGGATGTTTAGAACGTTTATTACTACCTTTTGGTTTACATCATATGCTTACAATTCCAGTAAACTATACAGAGTTAGGTGGAACGTATACTATAATGACTGGAGCTAATGCAGGAAGCATTATATCAGGTCAAGATCCATTATGGTATGCATGGGTATCAGATTTAATTAACTTAAAGGGAACAGGTAATACAGCAGCATATAATAATTTATTAGCAACTGTTACACCAGCAAGATTTAAATTTGGTCAAGTTATTCTTTCAAGTGCTTCGTTAATAGGTGCAGCATTAGCAATGTACAGAAATGTAGATGAAGATAAAAAGAAAAAGTATAAGTCAATGTTTTTATCAGCAGGTCTTGCAGTATTCTTAACAGGGGTTACAGAACCACTTGAATTCATGTTTATGTTTGTATCACCTATTTTATATGGAATATATGCAGTTATAGCTGGTATAGGTTTTGCAGTTGCAGATTTAATAAATGTAAGAATTCAGGCTTTTGGTTTTGTTGAATTTTTAACTCGTATACCGATGTTTGCAAAAGCAGGTATAATAATGGATGTAGTTAATTTTGTAATATGTGCAGTTATATTCTTTGGATTAAACTACTTTGTATTTAACTTCTTAATTAAAAAATTAAACTTAGCAACACCAGGTCGTAGAGGAAATTATATAGAAGAAGAAGAAGAAACAGGAAAGGAAGCAGCAGTTACAAAAGTTTCGGGAAATGATTTAGCTGTAAAAATAATCTCTTTATTAGGAGAAAAAGATAATATTGTAGATGTTGATGCTTGTATGACTCGTTTAAGAGTTACTGTTAAAGATAAAGCTCTAGTTGCAGGAGAAAAGGAATGGAAGCAAAATGGAGCTATGGGATTAGTGGTTAAGGATAAAGGAATTCAAGCAATATACGGACCTAAAGCAGATGTGTTAAAATCAGACATACAAGATATTTTAGGAGTGTAG
- a CDS encoding endonuclease/exonuclease/phosphatase family protein, protein MKLLTLNCHSWQEENQLDKIKYLAKVISEKNYDVIALQEVSQSIDCKIIDGILKEDNFIVLLKEELNKFTKSNYEFYWDFSHIGYDIYEEGLAIMTRHKFINSESFFITKSTDRTYWKTRKIIKSSIEINNKEVDFYSCHLGWWKDDEEPFTYQADKLLDTVNSKQTAIFMGDFNNNAFVRNEGYDYLINKNLNDLYLKTDKSEEECSATVKGKIDGWDENKEKLRLDLILSNELLKVKNARVIFNGVNKEIISDHYGVELEIDF, encoded by the coding sequence GTGAAACTATTAACCTTAAATTGTCATTCGTGGCAAGAAGAAAATCAATTAGATAAAATTAAATATTTAGCAAAAGTAATAAGTGAAAAAAATTATGATGTTATAGCCCTTCAAGAAGTTAGTCAGTCAATAGATTGCAAAATAATAGATGGCATCTTGAAAGAAGATAATTTTATTGTTCTACTAAAAGAAGAGCTTAATAAGTTTACTAAAAGTAATTACGAGTTTTATTGGGATTTCTCTCATATAGGATATGACATTTATGAAGAAGGATTAGCTATAATGACTAGACATAAGTTTATAAATAGTGAATCATTTTTCATTACCAAAAGTACGGATAGAACTTACTGGAAGACAAGAAAGATAATTAAGAGTTCAATAGAAATTAATAATAAAGAAGTTGATTTCTATTCATGTCATCTTGGATGGTGGAAGGACGATGAAGAGCCTTTTACTTATCAGGCAGATAAGTTATTAGATACAGTAAACAGTAAGCAAACAGCAATTTTTATGGGGGATTTTAATAATAATGCTTTTGTAAGAAATGAAGGATATGATTATTTAATAAATAAAAATTTGAATGATCTATATTTGAAAACTGATAAGTCAGAAGAAGAGTGTAGTGCTACAGTAAAGGGAAAAATTGATGGTTGGGATGAAAATAAAGAAAAACTTAGATTAGATTTAATTTTAAGTAATGAGTTATTGAAAGTTAAAAATGCTAGGGTGATTTTTAATGGAGTAAACAAAGAAATAATATCTGACCATTATGGGGTTGAACTAGAAATAGATTTTTAA
- a CDS encoding MarR family winged helix-turn-helix transcriptional regulator: MSDSKLYKTSCMLLDFLSLVRDGLFIENDFTKNFPINSNEFQTKICSLSMPPSHINVILYLAKVKSSPISHIAKKLNISKSNMTPIIDKLIDLELVHRYTDSKDRRILRVELTPKAIELFEYVESAAKDAIKNKISTLSDEDLNDLTSSLDTLSTIFKKLK, encoded by the coding sequence ATGAGTGATTCCAAACTTTATAAAACAAGTTGTATGCTATTAGATTTTTTGTCATTGGTTAGAGATGGCTTATTTATAGAAAATGATTTCACAAAAAATTTTCCTATAAATTCAAATGAATTTCAGACAAAAATCTGCTCCTTATCAATGCCTCCATCTCATATAAATGTTATTTTATATTTAGCAAAAGTTAAATCATCGCCCATATCACATATTGCTAAGAAATTAAATATATCTAAATCAAATATGACTCCTATAATTGATAAGCTTATTGATTTAGAATTAGTACATAGATATACAGATAGTAAAGACAGAAGGATTTTACGTGTAGAATTAACACCTAAGGCTATAGAATTATTTGAATATGTAGAATCTGCTGCAAAAGATGCTATAAAAAATAAAATTTCAACTTTATCAGATGAAGACTTAAATGATCTTACTTCTTCTTTAGATACTTTATCAACTATTTTCAAAAAATTAAAATAA
- a CDS encoding efflux RND transporter periplasmic adaptor subunit, with protein MKKYLIALLLTVSTFMLTGCGSTEPVQEEKAIAVSVQSAKGGDIENTNIFSGTTKIKDETAVTVEMGGTIEEMNVQLGEKVTKGQTLLKIKGTDIENSIKSAQAAVNSAQAAYNDSDVSMANTENQLESGLTNAKVAYDKAVSGYEETKRQFDNTTQLYEAGAISENDYKQAKANLEQTQRSVDQAKASLDAAQKSYDTGVGNRESAKAAIESAKVGLESALSNRDKLTLQSPVDGVITAKNFDVNEMATQGQPAFIISSPDILQIDLSITQADIGKFSEGQTVSVKIDEQVIDGTVNYVPTVADASSSLYKVEVLIDNSEGQFKSGMSAEVEVSIEKESNVVKVPKKAILEEEGNKYVYIVGDDNRAVKKEISTGIETADTVEIKSGVESDDTVVIGGLSLISDNTKLFPVVKED; from the coding sequence ATGAAAAAGTATTTAATCGCATTACTATTAACAGTAAGTACATTCATGCTGACAGGCTGTGGGAGTACAGAGCCTGTACAAGAAGAAAAGGCTATAGCAGTTTCAGTACAATCTGCTAAGGGTGGAGATATTGAAAATACAAACATATTTTCAGGGACAACTAAGATAAAGGATGAGACAGCTGTAACAGTTGAAATGGGTGGAACTATTGAAGAAATGAATGTACAGTTGGGAGAAAAGGTAACAAAAGGACAAACACTATTAAAGATAAAAGGAACTGATATAGAAAACAGTATAAAATCAGCACAGGCTGCAGTAAATTCAGCACAGGCTGCATATAATGATAGTGATGTATCCATGGCAAATACTGAAAATCAGTTAGAAAGTGGACTTACTAATGCAAAAGTAGCATATGATAAAGCAGTTTCAGGGTATGAAGAAACAAAGAGACAATTTGATAATACAACTCAGCTTTATGAAGCAGGAGCAATTTCAGAGAATGATTATAAACAAGCAAAGGCGAATCTTGAACAGACACAAAGAAGTGTTGATCAAGCAAAAGCAAGTTTAGATGCAGCTCAAAAATCATATGATACAGGAGTTGGAAATAGAGAATCTGCAAAAGCAGCTATAGAATCTGCAAAAGTAGGTTTGGAAAGTGCATTAAGTAATAGAGACAAGCTTACTTTACAATCACCAGTTGATGGAGTTATTACAGCAAAGAATTTTGATGTAAATGAAATGGCAACGCAAGGACAACCTGCATTTATAATTTCAAGTCCTGATATTTTGCAAATTGATCTTAGTATTACACAAGCTGATATAGGCAAGTTTTCAGAAGGACAAACTGTTAGTGTAAAGATAGATGAACAAGTTATTGATGGAACAGTAAATTATGTACCAACAGTAGCAGATGCTTCAAGTTCACTTTATAAGGTAGAAGTTCTTATAGATAATTCCGAAGGACAATTTAAATCAGGTATGTCTGCGGAAGTTGAAGTTAGTATAGAAAAAGAAAGCAATGTTGTAAAAGTACCTAAAAAAGCAATTCTTGAAGAAGAAGGAAATAAATATGTCTACATAGTAGGGGATGATAACAGAGCTGTTAAAAAGGAAATATCAACAGGGATTGAAACAGCTGATACAGTAGAAATAAAGAGTGGAGTAGAATCAGATGATACAGTTGTTATTGGCGGATTATCACTGATTTCAGACAACACAAAGTTATTTCCTGTAGTAAAGGAGGACTAA
- a CDS encoding efflux RND transporter permease subunit, which yields MSMTKTSVKRPLTIIMVFLVVLMFGGIGYSKMPANLMPDIDVPVALVMTQWSGAGPEDIDDQISEPIEKSLSSISNVKTTVSKSSEGVSMVVAQFEYGTDVDEKLNDIRSKIDTVKMTLPDDVDTPSILKMDMNAQAIAQIVVSGEGSSDDIMKYAEDTVQVKLESIDGITSADINGGDKTQINVIADPTILSSYGVSLDTIKGLLSATNKSYPYGSITQGDDKIVIRSVDKVEALEDIKAIQIPMSNGETVSLDKICTVEYGTVDKQSIYRYNGQESLVMDVQKQQDANTVQVMKNVNSKISELNNENSQFNLKIVNDTSEYINSSINDVMKNLILSAVIAFFVILLFLKSGRASFVVAVSIPTSIIGAIALLYFTGETLNMVTLSSLVIAVGMVVDNATVVIENIFKYRKDPNLSLEEAAIQGTNTVSTAVMASTLTTVAIFLPILFTEGFTKIMFGSLAKTLIFALTLSLIVALTLVPSIFAKLSGGKNGAKMEEKPSPIFDKISEGYKNIIVLALKHKAVVILISVGMFIGAIVLGATGAIGMDFMSSGDEGMVSISIKLPEGLDLEPSDYYVSMAEEKVSDIPEIETMITQIGSGSAMGSGGSTASISLDLVSSKERKRTTDEIEQDVVERLKVIPDCEINVSQTSSMSMGGSGDAQVDIKGPDLDVLEEIVNQAKANVEKVSGFRNIETSLADSNKEAQFKIDKRKASLLGINTSSIASTLRTAISGSDATTVTIDDYDYDVNLKFKDSSINSIDDIGQIKVTSASGQQVPLNAFAEIKMADGLKSISRTDGDYSVSITAKADNMDTSTASRLLTQAVNEVDMPRDYSIDVGGSAEMMNESMSSLVMAMVIALILVYMVMVAQFESFSKPFIIMFSIPFAFVGVVIALVISRISLNVVGMLGAILLVGIVVNNGIVLIDYIGQLREAKVQGTLEDIVAKGCAARLRPVLMTTMTTVVGMIPSALAFGEGGDMMQPLAVVIIGGLSVSTLVTLVLIPTVYLIFDKIENSLRSKFGQIFDKIKIPHIGPKKSKMGINILSKDIEDKKESKNDESHEEDSDLKK from the coding sequence ATGAGTATGACAAAAACTTCCGTTAAACGTCCTCTTACAATAATAATGGTATTTTTAGTAGTATTAATGTTTGGTGGAATTGGGTATAGTAAAATGCCTGCTAACTTAATGCCGGATATTGATGTACCAGTTGCTTTAGTAATGACTCAATGGTCTGGAGCTGGTCCGGAAGATATTGATGATCAAATATCAGAACCCATAGAAAAAAGTCTTTCGTCAATTTCAAATGTAAAGACAACTGTTTCCAAGTCTAGTGAAGGTGTATCGATGGTTGTTGCACAATTTGAATATGGAACTGATGTTGATGAAAAACTTAATGATATAAGAAGTAAAATAGATACAGTAAAAATGACACTTCCTGATGATGTTGACACACCAAGTATTTTAAAAATGGATATGAATGCACAGGCCATTGCACAGATAGTTGTAAGTGGAGAGGGTAGTTCAGATGACATAATGAAATATGCAGAAGATACAGTTCAGGTTAAATTAGAATCTATAGATGGTATAACTTCAGCGGATATTAATGGTGGAGATAAGACACAGATAAATGTCATTGCAGATCCTACTATACTTTCAAGTTACGGTGTATCATTAGATACAATTAAAGGTCTTTTATCGGCAACAAATAAGAGTTATCCTTATGGATCAATAACTCAAGGAGATGACAAAATTGTTATCAGAAGTGTTGATAAAGTTGAAGCTTTAGAAGATATTAAGGCAATTCAAATTCCTATGTCAAATGGTGAAACTGTAAGTCTTGATAAGATATGTACAGTTGAGTATGGGACTGTAGATAAGCAATCAATTTATAGATACAATGGTCAAGAAAGTTTAGTTATGGATGTACAGAAGCAGCAAGATGCAAATACTGTACAGGTTATGAAAAATGTTAATTCAAAAATATCTGAACTTAATAATGAGAATTCACAATTTAATTTAAAAATAGTTAATGATACTAGTGAATATATAAATAGCTCAATAAATGACGTAATGAAGAATCTTATTTTAAGTGCAGTAATTGCCTTCTTTGTTATATTACTTTTCTTAAAGAGCGGAAGGGCTTCATTTGTTGTTGCAGTTTCTATACCAACATCAATAATTGGTGCAATTGCATTACTTTATTTTACAGGTGAAACATTGAACATGGTAACATTAAGTTCCCTTGTAATAGCAGTTGGTATGGTTGTTGACAACGCCACAGTTGTTATTGAAAATATATTTAAGTATAGAAAAGATCCTAATTTATCTTTAGAAGAAGCAGCTATTCAAGGTACAAATACGGTTTCAACTGCTGTAATGGCTTCAACATTAACAACAGTAGCTATATTCTTACCAATATTGTTTACTGAAGGATTTACAAAGATAATGTTTGGTTCATTGGCTAAAACACTTATTTTTGCATTAACTTTATCATTAATAGTTGCACTTACTTTAGTACCAAGTATATTTGCAAAACTTAGTGGTGGTAAGAATGGTGCAAAGATGGAGGAAAAACCATCTCCTATATTTGATAAAATAAGTGAGGGTTATAAAAATATTATAGTTTTAGCATTAAAACATAAAGCAGTAGTTATTTTAATAAGTGTAGGTATGTTTATTGGAGCAATAGTTTTAGGTGCAACTGGAGCAATAGGCATGGACTTTATGTCAAGTGGTGATGAAGGTATGGTTAGTATATCTATAAAATTACCAGAAGGCTTAGATTTAGAACCAAGTGATTATTATGTATCTATGGCAGAAGAGAAAGTATCTGATATTCCTGAAATTGAAACCATGATAACTCAAATAGGATCAGGTTCAGCAATGGGGTCAGGTGGTTCTACAGCAAGTATAAGTTTGGATTTAGTATCTTCTAAAGAAAGAAAGAGAACAACAGATGAAATTGAACAAGATGTAGTAGAAAGATTAAAAGTAATACCTGACTGTGAAATCAATGTAAGTCAGACTAGTAGTATGTCTATGGGTGGAAGCGGAGATGCTCAAGTAGATATTAAAGGTCCGGATTTAGATGTATTAGAAGAAATAGTTAATCAAGCAAAAGCTAATGTTGAAAAAGTATCTGGATTTAGAAATATAGAAACTTCTCTTGCGGATTCAAATAAGGAAGCTCAATTTAAGATTGATAAAAGAAAAGCTTCATTATTAGGAATAAATACATCGTCAATAGCATCTACATTACGTACAGCAATTAGTGGATCAGATGCTACAACAGTAACAATTGATGATTATGATTATGATGTAAATTTAAAATTCAAGGATTCAAGCATAAATAGTATAGATGACATTGGACAAATAAAAGTAACATCAGCAAGCGGTCAGCAAGTACCTTTAAATGCATTTGCAGAAATTAAAATGGCTGATGGATTAAAATCAATATCAAGAACAGATGGTGACTATTCAGTATCAATTACGGCAAAAGCTGATAATATGGATACAAGTACAGCATCAAGACTGTTGACTCAAGCAGTAAATGAAGTTGATATGCCTAGAGATTACAGTATTGATGTTGGTGGATCAGCTGAAATGATGAATGAATCAATGAGTAGCCTTGTAATGGCAATGGTTATAGCATTAATTCTTGTTTATATGGTAATGGTAGCTCAATTTGAGTCATTTAGTAAGCCTTTTATAATAATGTTTAGTATACCTTTTGCTTTTGTTGGAGTAGTGATTGCATTAGTAATTTCGCGTATTTCATTAAATGTAGTTGGAATGCTGGGAGCCATATTACTGGTAGGTATAGTTGTTAATAATGGTATAGTTTTAATCGACTATATTGGTCAGCTTAGAGAGGCTAAAGTTCAAGGAACACTTGAAGATATAGTTGCAAAAGGATGTGCAGCTAGACTTAGACCAGTATTGATGACAACAATGACTACTGTTGTTGGTATGATACCAAGTGCATTGGCATTTGGTGAAGGTGGAGACATGATGCAACCTCTTGCAGTTGTAATTATTGGTGGCCTTTCAGTATCAACACTTGTAACACTAGTATTAATACCAACAGTATACTTAATATTTGATAAGATTGAAAATTCATTAAGAAGTAAATTTGGACAAATATTTGATAAAATAAAAATTCCTCATATTGGGCCTAAAAAGTCTAAAATGGGCATAAACATATTATCTAAAGATATTGAGGATAAAAAAGAATCAAAAAATGATGAGTCACATGAAGAAGATTCAGATTTAAAGAAATAA
- a CDS encoding TolC family protein, translated as MRKNLNKIVAFAIGVSVISGLAIPVMADTKVTYANSDSTNQNNAKQVLTLEDAINGAKSCSNTIAILDENIRLMQNINSLSDKKDDVVNSSDDSGSGLTDTQKDYDEDKRKLQLNQLEQKRDFMVDKLSQSVTNAYNGLIISQLEISQLKNDIELQKTEIQQYNLKKSLGLVTDINIDQVNLGLQKNVNDLDNKQNTLKDDKENFKVLTGKDVDQYTLEDKIEYKKFALDGSLDEYLDGVIDEYVSYTQEINDLNKDFWNDDDNKVGNDKVSDAKKFYESMKDSTPPKLSDYLKEGQSYDEKITAIETYISKSSTYTNGLSYYTGMIGARMNYLQNKSSVTTSELELNETKDQYKKALRTMYTNLLNIEKSIDLLNSNVELSNKQLRINKINYDLGLKTKLDYDKSVSESETLNNQLKSTINSYNTLKAQLEKPWIALS; from the coding sequence ATGAGAAAAAATTTAAATAAAATTGTTGCATTTGCAATTGGTGTTAGTGTGATTAGTGGACTTGCTATTCCTGTAATGGCAGATACTAAAGTTACATATGCTAATTCAGATTCTACAAATCAAAATAACGCAAAGCAAGTATTAACTTTAGAAGATGCTATAAATGGAGCAAAATCATGCAGTAATACTATAGCTATATTAGATGAAAATATAAGGTTAATGCAGAATATAAATAGCCTTAGTGATAAAAAAGATGATGTTGTTAATTCGAGTGATGATAGTGGTAGTGGTTTAACTGATACTCAAAAAGATTATGATGAAGATAAGAGAAAACTTCAATTAAATCAGTTGGAACAAAAAAGAGACTTTATGGTTGATAAATTAAGTCAAAGTGTTACGAATGCATATAATGGCTTAATAATAAGTCAATTAGAAATAAGTCAGTTAAAAAATGATATTGAATTACAGAAAACTGAAATTCAACAATATAATTTGAAAAAAAGTTTAGGACTTGTTACTGATATAAATATTGATCAAGTTAATCTTGGATTACAAAAGAACGTAAATGATTTAGATAACAAGCAGAACACTTTAAAAGATGATAAAGAAAATTTTAAAGTATTAACAGGAAAAGATGTTGATCAGTATACTTTAGAAGATAAAATTGAATATAAAAAATTTGCATTAGATGGTTCTTTAGATGAATATTTAGATGGTGTTATAGACGAGTATGTTTCATATACACAAGAAATTAATGATCTTAATAAAGATTTTTGGAATGATGATGATAATAAGGTAGGAAATGATAAGGTTTCAGATGCTAAAAAGTTTTATGAGTCAATGAAAGATAGCACACCTCCTAAGTTAAGTGATTATTTAAAAGAAGGACAAAGTTATGATGAAAAAATAACAGCAATAGAAACATATATAAGTAAATCTAGCACTTATACTAATGGGCTATCATATTATACAGGAATGATTGGAGCTAGAATGAATTACTTACAAAATAAATCATCAGTTACAACAAGTGAATTAGAATTAAATGAAACTAAAGATCAATATAAAAAAGCATTAAGAACAATGTACACTAATTTACTTAATATTGAAAAAAGCATTGATTTGTTAAATTCTAATGTTGAACTTAGTAATAAACAGCTTAGAATAAATAAGATTAATTACGATTTAGGATTAAAAACAAAACTTGATTATGACAAGAGTGTAAGTGAAAGCGAAACATTAAATAATCAATTAAAGAGTACTATCAATAGTTATAACACTTTAAAAGCTCAATTAGAAAAACCATGGATAGCTTTATCTTAA
- a CDS encoding transglutaminase domain-containing protein produces the protein MKNIGKATILSLGLAFVCSTTAFADTSSNDKLENEIYNHMINRDNVFYFTYYSNSALDLLQEVAKKDDYLERSIAVYKTRKAGYFFEAEIQYRTNKEQEDYINSELSRIVNNLIDSRMSTEEKIEAINNYVVKIYKYDDTLKSDNVYTALTTKSTICQGYAMTVYKMLNILGIDCRIINGDKSGTSHAWNLVKIDGVWYHLDSTNNDNIVRDKYLLKSDDYMIENGFTWDKTQYPSASSNYFLNKTEYLDYNNDKENDISEYYEGGYWYKDNNSKWHYKRNSGYEVMGWFKYNNNWYYFGEDCIMKTGWINTDGNWYYLYSNGMLATNTIIDGYSLDENGVLH, from the coding sequence ATGAAGAATATAGGAAAAGCAACTATACTTTCATTAGGATTAGCATTTGTTTGTAGTACCACTGCATTTGCTGATACTTCAAGTAATGATAAGTTAGAAAATGAAATATATAACCATATGATTAATAGAGATAATGTCTTTTATTTCACATATTACTCTAATAGTGCACTTGATTTACTACAAGAAGTGGCTAAAAAAGATGATTATTTAGAACGTTCTATAGCAGTATATAAAACAAGAAAAGCTGGATATTTTTTTGAAGCAGAAATACAGTATAGAACTAATAAAGAGCAGGAAGATTACATTAATTCAGAATTGTCACGAATTGTGAATAATTTAATTGATTCTAGAATGTCTACAGAAGAAAAAATTGAAGCTATAAATAATTATGTTGTGAAGATATATAAGTATGATGATACATTAAAATCTGATAATGTTTATACTGCATTGACAACTAAAAGTACTATTTGTCAGGGGTATGCAATGACTGTATATAAAATGTTAAATATCCTTGGGATTGATTGTAGAATTATAAATGGTGATAAAAGTGGTACAAGTCATGCATGGAATCTAGTAAAAATAGATGGAGTGTGGTATCATTTAGATTCCACTAATAATGATAATATTGTTAGAGATAAATACTTGTTAAAAAGTGATGATTATATGATTGAAAATGGATTTACGTGGGATAAAACTCAGTATCCATCTGCATCTTCAAATTATTTTTTGAATAAAACAGAATATCTTGATTATAATAATGATAAAGAAAATGATATTTCAGAATATTATGAGGGTGGATATTGGTATAAAGATAATAACTCAAAATGGCATTATAAAAGAAATTCAGGATATGAAGTAATGGGATGGTTTAAGTATAATAATAACTGGTATTATTTTGGTGAAGATTGCATTATGAAAACTGGATGGATTAATACTGATGGAAACTGGTATTACTTATATTCAAATGGAATGCTTGCAACTAATACTATTATAGATGGATATAGTTTAGATGAAAATGGAGTATTACATTAA